One Sediminicola sp. YIK13 DNA segment encodes these proteins:
- a CDS encoding phosphatidylserine decarboxylase family protein: MFHKEGQKIILVTFLIVASISLLAHFFIDISWVRIAIQIFALFILVMILQFFRNPKRKVVKNFDEILAPVDGKVVVIEEVEETEYFKDRRMQVSIFMSPINVHVTRYPVSGVVKYSKYHPGKYLVAWHPKASTENERTTVVIKTPKFGDILYRQIAGAMAKRIVNYAIEGESVRQGEDGGFIKFGSRVDLFLPLDSPITVKLNQKVTGAKTCIAILKSQDDE, encoded by the coding sequence CAGTCTTTTGGCCCATTTTTTTATTGATATTAGCTGGGTTAGAATTGCTATACAAATCTTTGCTCTTTTTATCTTGGTAATGATCCTTCAATTTTTTAGAAATCCCAAACGAAAGGTGGTTAAAAATTTTGACGAGATATTGGCACCTGTAGATGGAAAGGTAGTGGTTATTGAAGAAGTTGAGGAAACGGAATATTTTAAAGATAGAAGAATGCAAGTCTCTATTTTTATGTCCCCCATAAACGTACATGTTACCAGATACCCTGTAAGTGGAGTTGTTAAATATTCGAAATATCACCCGGGGAAATACCTCGTAGCGTGGCATCCAAAGGCGAGCACCGAAAACGAACGAACGACTGTGGTCATAAAAACTCCAAAATTTGGTGATATCCTGTACCGACAAATTGCGGGGGCAATGGCCAAAAGAATTGTAAATTATGCCATTGAAGGAGAAAGTGTCCGACAAGGTGAGGATGGTGGATTTATTAAATTTGGTTCTAGGGTTGATTTGTTCTTACCTTTAGATAGTCCAATTACGGTAAAATTGAACCAAAAAGTTACAGGAGCCAAAACCTGTATTGCCATACTTAAAAGTCAGGATGACGAGTGA
- a CDS encoding sterol desaturase family protein translates to METYANALLYAIPFFILLLVIEIGYGYFVKNQMHKVLDTVSSISSGLTNIIKDSLGLAFIVISYPFLVEQLAVTEIKATWLVWVVAFIVMDFAGYWNHRLSHKINIFWNQHVIHHSSEEFNLACALRQPISNLIGYFSILLLPAALLGVPYKVIAILAPVHLFAQFWYHTQHIGKMGWLEKVFVTPSQHRVHHAINPEYIDKNLGQILCIWDRMFGTFQEELEDVPPQFGVLKQAATWNPVHINFQHFWNMLKDAWRTGNYWDKIRIWFMHTGWRPADVKEKYPIAIIEDVYHFERYKTVASLKLKAYVIFQMLFSVLLLLFMFYSYSVIGFDGLLLFGAFVFVGIYGYSSLMDRSRVALYIEVARGLFGIGLIVYTGDWFGLDGFLPFGKFLMAGYFMVTIVFGIYFTYFEKEENDVLSVA, encoded by the coding sequence ATGGAAACCTATGCCAATGCATTATTATATGCAATTCCCTTTTTTATTCTTTTACTGGTCATTGAAATTGGCTATGGTTATTTCGTAAAAAATCAAATGCATAAGGTGCTTGATACTGTTTCCAGTATAAGTTCTGGATTGACGAATATTATTAAAGATTCCCTTGGCCTTGCCTTTATTGTGATCAGTTATCCCTTTTTAGTGGAACAGCTGGCGGTAACAGAGATTAAAGCTACTTGGTTGGTGTGGGTAGTGGCTTTTATTGTTATGGATTTTGCAGGCTATTGGAATCACAGATTAAGCCATAAGATCAATATATTTTGGAATCAGCATGTGATTCATCACAGCAGTGAAGAATTTAACCTCGCCTGTGCCCTCCGCCAGCCTATTTCAAATTTAATTGGGTATTTTTCAATTTTATTGTTACCCGCGGCTTTATTGGGTGTTCCTTATAAGGTGATTGCTATTTTGGCTCCAGTACATTTATTTGCCCAATTTTGGTACCATACACAGCATATTGGTAAAATGGGTTGGCTAGAGAAAGTCTTTGTAACGCCATCCCAGCACAGGGTCCACCATGCTATTAACCCTGAGTATATCGACAAGAATCTTGGACAGATTTTGTGTATATGGGATCGGATGTTTGGAACCTTCCAAGAAGAACTGGAAGACGTTCCTCCACAGTTTGGAGTATTAAAACAAGCGGCTACTTGGAACCCCGTGCACATTAATTTTCAGCATTTTTGGAATATGTTGAAGGATGCTTGGAGAACAGGGAATTACTGGGACAAAATTAGAATTTGGTTTATGCACACTGGATGGAGACCTGCGGATGTCAAGGAAAAATATCCCATTGCCATCATAGAGGATGTTTATCACTTTGAAAGATATAAAACAGTGGCATCCTTGAAGCTAAAGGCCTATGTAATTTTTCAAATGTTGTTTAGTGTACTCCTTTTGCTGTTTATGTTTTACAGTTATAGCGTAATTGGTTTTGATGGATTGTTGTTATTTGGAGCTTTTGTATTTGTGGGTATCTATGGGTATTCGTCCTTGATGGATAGAAGTAGGGTTGCCCTATACATAGAGGTGGCAAGGGGCCTGTTCGGGATCGGATTAATTGTTTATACAGGGGATTGGTTCGGGCTAGATGGTTTTTTGCCCTTTGGTAAATTTCTTATGGCGGGCTATTTTATGGTCACCATAGTCTTTGGGATATACTTTACCTATTTTGAGAAAGAAGAGAACGATGTTCTTTCCGTAGCCTAA
- a CDS encoding acyl-CoA-binding protein — MTSDKLNTKFSEAVAFVNDFTEPLPADLLLKLYAYYRIANENFNHPGSSTPLINAFKANALIQAKDVKPKQAMKLYIALVDKELRNKQ; from the coding sequence ATGACGAGTGATAAACTAAATACAAAATTTTCGGAAGCTGTTGCCTTTGTCAACGACTTTACAGAACCCCTCCCTGCTGATCTTCTGCTAAAGCTCTACGCGTATTATCGCATTGCCAATGAAAACTTCAACCACCCAGGAAGCAGCACGCCACTTATCAACGCATTTAAGGCAAACGCACTGATACAGGCCAAAGACGTGAAACCTAAGCAAGCCATGAAACTTTATATTGCCTTGGTAGATAAAGAGCTTAGAAACAAGCAGTAA
- a CDS encoding response regulator transcription factor, with protein MEKEYNILLVEDDPSLGYLLTEYLKMKGFQLTWAKSGREGLKNIESKYYDLAILDVMMPEMDGFTLAGKIQNVAPELPFLFLTARSLKIDVLKGFALGAVDYLKKPIDEEELVVRIKNLLSRLGKKTVVAHENKNYTIGKYQLNSINQELSFENEVISLTSRENELLVYLVNNTNQLCSHKDILIHLWGRNDYFNRKSLNVFVSHLRGYLSKDPDIKIDNVHSQGFILKVNSP; from the coding sequence ATGGAAAAAGAGTATAACATATTATTAGTTGAGGACGACCCCTCATTGGGGTATCTGCTCACAGAGTATTTAAAGATGAAGGGGTTTCAACTTACCTGGGCAAAATCTGGTAGGGAAGGATTAAAGAACATTGAATCCAAGTACTATGATTTGGCCATTTTGGATGTAATGATGCCTGAAATGGACGGGTTCACCCTTGCGGGTAAGATTCAGAATGTTGCTCCGGAGTTGCCGTTTTTATTTTTAACGGCGAGATCCTTAAAAATTGATGTGTTAAAAGGATTTGCCCTTGGGGCCGTTGACTATCTAAAAAAACCAATTGATGAAGAGGAATTGGTGGTACGTATTAAAAACCTTTTATCCAGATTGGGTAAAAAAACTGTTGTTGCCCATGAAAATAAAAATTATACAATTGGTAAATATCAATTGAACAGTATCAATCAAGAATTGAGTTTTGAAAATGAGGTGATTTCTTTGACCAGCAGGGAAAACGAACTATTGGTTTATCTGGTCAATAATACCAACCAGCTTTGCTCCCATAAGGACATCCTTATTCATTTGTGGGGTAGGAACGATTACTTCAATAGAAAGAGTTTAAATGTATTTGTTTCCCATTTGAGAGGGTATCTCAGTAAAGATCCAGATATAAAAATTGATAATGTACACAGCCAAGGTTTTATCTTAAAAGTAAATTCTCCCTGA